One window of Nymphaea colorata isolate Beijing-Zhang1983 chromosome 1, ASM883128v2, whole genome shotgun sequence genomic DNA carries:
- the LOC116262490 gene encoding LOW QUALITY PROTEIN: 1,4-alpha-glucan-branching enzyme 2-2, chloroplastic/amyloplastic-like (The sequence of the model RefSeq protein was modified relative to this genomic sequence to represent the inferred CDS: deleted 1 base in 1 codon; substituted 2 bases at 2 genomic stop codons), with protein sequence MTRNEFGVWEIFLPNNADGSPPIPHGSRVKIHMETPSGIKDSIPAWIKFSVQAPGEIPYNGIYYDPLPEEKFEFKHPQPKAPKSLRIYEAHVGMSSPEPKINTYANFRDEVLPRIKRLGYNADQLMAIQEHSYYVSFGYHVTNFFAVSSHCGTSDDLKSLIDKAHELGLLVLXXSVIIYSHASNNALDGLNMFDGTDTHYFHSGPRGYHRMWGSRLFNYGNWEVLRFLLSNVRWWLEEYKFDGFRFDGVTSMMYTHHGLQVAFTGNYNEYFGFATDVDAVVYLMLANDLIHGLYPEAVTVGEDVSAMPTFCISVKDGGVGFDYRLHVALAIADKWIELLSKKKDDEWLIGDIVHTLSNRRWLEKCVAYAKSLDQALGGDKTLKCFYEAIVEETSQFGTFI encoded by the exons ATGACACGG AATGAGTTTGGTGTTTGGGAAATTTTCTTGCCAAATAATGCTGACGGCTCACCACCAATCCCTCATGGATCACGTGTGAAG ATCCATATGGAAACTCCATCTGGCATCAAAGATTCAATTCCTGCTTGGATTAAGTTCTCTGTGCAAGCCCCTGGGGAAATCCCGTATAATGGCATATATTATGATCCACTTCCTGAG gaaaaatttgaattcaagcaTCCCCAGCCAAAAGCACCTAAATCATTGAGGATATATGAAGCACATGTTGGGATGAGTAGTCCG GAACCTAAGATAAACACATATGCTAACTTCAGAGATGAAGTGCTCCCACGAATCAAAAGGCTGGGATACAATGCTGATCAACTTATGGCTATTCAAGAGCACTCATACTATGTGAGCTTTGG gtATCATGTAACGAATTTTTTTGCAGTAAGCAGTCATTGTGGCACCTCTgatgatctcaaatcacttATTGATAAGGCTCATGAACTGGGGTTGCTTGTTCTTTGATAAA GTGTGATCATATACAGCCATGCTTCGAACAACGCACTGGATGGCTTGAACATGTTTGATGGTACAGACACACACTATTTCCACAGTGGTCCACGAGGTTATCATCGGATGTGGGGCTCTCGCCTCTTTAACTATGGAAATTGGGAG GTATTGAGGTTTCTGCTTTCTAACGTGAGATGGTGGCTGGAGGAATACAAATTTGATGGTTTTAGATTTGATGGTGTCACCTCGATGATGTATACTCACCATGGTTTGCAG GTGGCATTTACGGGAAATTATAATGAGTACTTTGGATTTGCAACTGATGTAGATGCTGTGGTTTATTTGATGCTTGCTAATGACCTTATACATGGTCTCTATCCTGAAGCAGTTACTGTTGGTGAAGAT GTTAGTGCTATGCCAACATTTTGCATTTCTGTGAAGGATGGAGGGGTTGGGTTCGACTATCGCCTTCACGTGGCT TTGGCTATTGCAGATAAATGGATTGAGCTCCTCTCAAA GAAAAAGGATGATGAGTGGTTAATCGGTGACATTGTTCACACACTTTCAAATCGAAGATGGCTGGAGAAATGTGTTGCATATGCAAAGAGTCTCGATCAAGCACTTGGTGGTGACAAGACTCTTAAG TGTTTTTATGAAGCCATTGTTGAGGAAACATCCCAGTTTGGGACTTTTATATGA